ACGCATTGCAGATGTCGATAAAGAACAAAGGACTGAAGACGGTGAACCAGTCTTTCATCAGCTCTGGGAATACCTCATTCAAGGTGCCGGATATCTTAAAGGCTAACGTTATGGTAAACACCAGCAGGCCGCACAGGTTGACCAGGATCTCGAACTCAGTCAGGCCTAGCCAGCGTACTAGCTCCGATAGTTTGAACATCCTTACTTTTGCGACCTGGTCGTCTGCTTCTTGGCCTTAGCCTTCtgtggttgctgctgttgctgctgctggtggggctTTGGCGGCTCGCGTTGGCTGACCTTTGGTAGAGCAGGCTGAGCCGGAAGCCGGGGCACATCAATATTAAATaggttgttgctgaagatCTTGATGTGCAGAGCAGAGTTGTTTCGCTGCCGAAAGGTTATATCGTCCTCATCACAGAGCGGATGCAGTTCGTCCACCAACTGTATGGTGGAGGTGTTGATGGTGTAGCCCAAGGCACCCTCCGAGTTCTTGATAAGACGCAGGGCTAAGTTAAGGCCGCGAGTGATCGAGTATCCCATGCAATGCAAGAATATCTCCTTAACGCCCGAATTGAGCAGTTCCTCGCATCGCCTCTGCTGTGCCTGCAACCGTGTGAATTTAATAACTACTACTGACTACCTATTATTTGTTAAACGCAATCCAATACACACCTTGAAGTCTGTTTTGCTGGTAATGTAGATGTTGCAGCGGTCGTTGTCAGCACGAGGCGGTAACTTGCGAACCACTCTGTGATTGGCACTGTCGCTCTGGTTTCGCCTTGAGTGGCTGTTTCTATTGTTGGTTCTTGGCTTGGCCCCTAGCTCAGGCGCATTACTTTCCATCATCAGAGTAGATTAACTATATCCCATTACACTTACTGTGTGGTGTGTTTTTACTTGGGTACGTAGACTCCAGACAGTCGAGTAGACACACTTTTTCCAGGATCTGGCAACCCGGCCCTAGTTGTCACTTTGACAGTTGTCGATTTTTCTACTGCCGTCGTTTTGCATCTCTATTCTATCGTCAGGGGTTCGTCGCCAGTTGAAAATTTTTCGTCCAACATTCGGAACAACAAAGGTATGTTTTTCGACCCAGAAACGCAATACTAATTGCGTCTGCAAGCAAATTGTAAGCCTCGGTATTGATCCAATCGCATTGAAAGCAACCCAAAATACCCACGAGCAATCTTGTGGCGAACCGAACTCATACTGaagcacacatacacacacacgaactTACGCATTAACATCTCCCCGCTGTTGAGGCTTTGGCAGCAGGAAAAAAGTGCAAATTACATAACTCgtttatttgtatatacaaAAAGTAGTTTGAGGTACAAAATTCTACATCATCTGCATAAGTAAGTTACTAAGTAAGCGAGCCATCTATGTTTTACATTGAGTTACATAAGTCTTAAGAGTGGCGACCgaatgaaaaaaagaaaagaaaagaatcgaatcgaatctaATCGATTCGAAAATACCACCCAATCGCAAGTCGATGTGCCCCCCGAAAGCCTAAGTATATTCCTAACCACAAATGTAGAAAAGAAAGACAAATCTCCTTGCACAACGTTTTGGTTCAAGTAACGTTTTGTATTCATGCGTTCAAGTCATTTTTCCATGCAGGCCGAATATCCGATACGATTTCAGAGTATCACAATCCATGAGTTCAGAGTAAAACAAGcacaaatacacacaagcaaggcagccagccagcagcaagcaggcaggcaaaCCATCAAACGACTCCGAACTACGGATATTACAGTCTGGATAATAGTACAGCTGACAGGAGCGAAAAAGGAGAGACATCGCTCCAGCGGAGACGtcatctgatctgatctggtCCGGTCCGGCAATCATCTCCAAGTGGACAAACGCAAACAAGTAAATTTTACCATTTCTCATTTTAATCAAGTcaatcaaaaagaaaaagaaaaataacaagaaatCAACAATCGAAGACTCGCTCTCGAGTCTACTAAATCCAAGTATCCAAATTGCATAAGAATCCCCATATGCGGGTATATCTTGTGAGGTGGTCACCAGTCAGTATATTCTTGTTGCCTCACCTGGCGGGGGGctggcagctccagctccagctccagccaggTCGGAGGAAACCAGAAACTGCTTGCCGACCCACAATGAACGATTAGCTCGATTTTGAACCACAACTTACAGAtatacagaaaagaaaacagttACAAATACAGATATTGTGTATGCATAGGTATTCCGTAAAAGCGAAAACTGCAACTGCTTGATTTAACGCGGCACAGTTTCGAATTGCAGATAAACCCGACATGTCGGCGGCTCGCTTGCCCTACTATCAGCAGGATCATCCGCCGGACCAGCAGCGGCGCGGTGGACGCGGCCAGCGGGGCTATTCCGACCGCAACGCCTCCGGCTCTCATAGACGGGAGCGTAGCCGCTCCATAGAACGCCGTCGTTACAGTCGCAGCCGCTCTCGCTCCCGCAGTCGTTCCATAGAGCGTTCGGGCCAACGGCGACGACGTGACGAGCGGAACGATGAGCGGCGTCAACAGCAGCCAACGCGCTACCACCGCGAAAGGGACTCCAGGGAGCGTTCACGGGAGCGAGACCGTGACCGTGACCGTGAACGTGAACGTGACCGTGACCGCGACCGCGATTACTCCAGACGCTCCAGCCATTATC
The sequence above is a segment of the Drosophila pseudoobscura strain MV-25-SWS-2005 chromosome X, UCI_Dpse_MV25, whole genome shotgun sequence genome. Coding sequences within it:
- the Rpp20 gene encoding ribonuclease P protein subunit p20, with the protein product MMESNAPELGAKPRTNNRNSHSRRNQSDSANHRVVRKLPPRADNDRCNIYITSKTDFKAQQRRCEELLNSGVKEIFLHCMGYSITRGLNLALRLIKNSEGALGYTINTSTIQLVDELHPLCDEDDITFRQRNNSALHIKIFSNNLFNIDVPRLPAQPALPKVSQREPPKPHQQQQQQQPQKAKAKKQTTRSQK